In Haloimpatiens massiliensis, the following are encoded in one genomic region:
- a CDS encoding MurR/RpiR family transcriptional regulator yields the protein MISNNSYEYIIKTMYNKLSKSEKKVADYVLRNGYYVSSIPLAKLAKEAEVSEPSVVRFTKRLGFKGYSDFKLNIMKDWGKKTLDTDNSDLLIDPHIDKNDKIEEIPSKMINITIKALEDTLQILDTDSYKNAVDSIVKADIIDIYGVGNSGSIANDLMNKLLRIGLNCRAFGDNHLQQISAIHLTKKDLAIAISHSGSTKDVVDTLKIAKESGAKTIAISNYKASEISKYADIELFTGDFETTFYSETMVSRISQLAIVDMLYMGILQSNYSKYTKRLDKVNLLVEKKNY from the coding sequence ATGATTAGTAATAACTCTTATGAATATATAATAAAAACTATGTATAATAAACTAAGCAAATCCGAAAAAAAAGTTGCAGATTATGTTTTAAGAAACGGATATTATGTTTCAAGTATTCCATTAGCTAAACTTGCAAAAGAAGCAGAAGTAAGCGAACCTAGCGTTGTGAGGTTTACAAAGCGATTGGGATTTAAAGGATATAGTGATTTTAAGCTAAATATAATGAAAGATTGGGGTAAAAAAACCCTAGATACTGATAACTCTGATTTATTAATAGATCCTCATATTGATAAAAATGATAAAATAGAAGAAATACCTAGCAAAATGATAAATATTACCATAAAAGCCCTTGAAGATACACTACAAATATTAGATACAGATAGTTATAAAAATGCTGTAGATTCAATTGTTAAAGCTGATATAATCGATATATATGGTGTTGGCAACTCTGGTAGCATTGCTAATGACCTAATGAATAAGCTTTTACGTATTGGATTAAATTGTAGAGCTTTTGGGGATAACCATTTACAACAAATAAGCGCTATTCATCTAACAAAAAAAGATCTAGCCATTGCTATTTCTCATTCAGGTAGTACAAAAGATGTAGTTGATACCCTAAAAATAGCAAAAGAATCTGGTGCAAAAACTATTGCTATATCTAATTATAAAGCCTCTGAAATATCAAAATATGCTGATATTGAACTATTTACTGGAGATTTTGAAACTACTTTCTATAGTGAAACAATGGTATCTCGTATTTCACAATTGGCAATAGTTGATATGTTATACATGGGAATTCTGCAAAGTAATTATTCAAAGTATACTAAACGCTTAGATAAAGTTAACTTATTAGTTGAGAAAAAAAATTATTGA
- the deoC gene encoding deoxyribose-phosphate aldolase has protein sequence MKPKKKAIEMTVEELARYIDHSVLKPEFTQNEIKKHIQDAINFKCRTVCINPSSLDIAKEMTNGTDTGICVVCDFPFGTSTTESKVLQAKVCCEKGVEELDIVSNFGWIKSGRWDKVKEDIEAVVNECHKYKTAVKVILETDALTEEEIKKATEVVISTGADFVKTSTGFLTGHENKGAAPEVIELIMGVTKGRCKIKGSGAIRTREHFLKLIDMGIDRMGIGYKSTPIVLGITQDNK, from the coding sequence ATGAAACCGAAAAAAAAGGCTATTGAAATGACTGTAGAGGAATTGGCAAGATATATTGATCATTCAGTATTGAAGCCAGAGTTTACACAAAATGAGATAAAAAAACATATACAGGATGCCATTAACTTTAAATGTAGAACCGTTTGTATTAATCCTTCATCATTAGACATTGCAAAGGAAATGACTAATGGAACAGATACAGGTATATGCGTAGTTTGTGATTTCCCTTTTGGAACTTCTACAACAGAATCTAAGGTATTACAGGCGAAAGTATGTTGTGAAAAAGGAGTAGAGGAATTAGATATAGTTTCAAATTTTGGATGGATTAAAAGTGGACGTTGGGATAAAGTAAAAGAAGATATTGAGGCAGTAGTTAATGAATGTCATAAATACAAAACTGCCGTTAAAGTAATATTAGAAACAGATGCATTAACTGAAGAGGAAATAAAAAAAGCTACAGAAGTTGTTATATCCACTGGAGCTGATTTTGTAAAGACTTCTACAGGATTTTTAACTGGACATGAAAACAAAGGTGCTGCACCAGAGGTTATAGAATTAATTATGGGTGTAACAAAGGGTCGTTGTAAGATAAAAGGTTCTGGAGCTATTAGAACTAGGGAACATTTTCTAAAATTAATTGATATGGGTATTGACCGTATGGGTATAGGTTATAAATCAACTCCTATTGTACTTGGAATAACTCAAGATAATAAATAA